The DNA segment TTGGTTAATTGAGATTTTTACTTAAAATCAAAGAGAACGTAGATTATAAATTGATACAAATTAAGAGGTATGGAGAACACGTACCTACGTAACTATTTTTATAATACTTGCAAGTTCTCACTCTACTTATAAATCTTTATATATAGTTGCAAATTGACGTGATTGATGTAGCCCATCTGACCTTTCAAGTTGCCGAATGAAAACGATGTTAGACCCGTACTTGACTCGTAGACTTAAACCAACCGGCTAGCACCCCGTTTGTTCATTATATCTTGTCTTGcctaaacaaaaagaaataaaagAACAAATTGGTTGGACAAACAAGACTTTGTCAAGTTTCTTTGTTTGTGAATGTTTTGGTTATGGGGTAAAACTGTAAAAGAAACAAGATGAAATGTCGTTGTCGTGGGGTCCGGTCTTCATGGAATGAAACGCACACTCAAAGTAAAGTAAAACCCACCCATTGAGTCTACTCCCATTTCACACTTCAAAAAATACAAGAcatttaaaatatcaataaaCTATTTTATAATGAGATATGTTGTACAACTATAATTTTGTAATATAAATTCAGGCAAAAGTAAAATTgtactaattttaacgttatttttaaTAGTTTCGTGAAATAACGTTACAAGCGGTGGACGGTTAATTATGCGTCAAGTAATGACGTTGATAGTCGAAAGACAAAAGAGTATATGCACTAATCGGCTTTTTTCCCAATTGttaagtgttatgtgccttatgtccaaggcttgattcATACAAagtagaggtaagactgtctacatcttaccctatTTAGACCATACCTTAGCTTTACTATTAATGAGATttactaagggggtgtttggtttttgtgaaaagcTCTTCAGGACCTCTTATGTCTCCCCACGCAGACCATGCGCAGACGTTTGAGTCTGCATTGTGTTTGTTTTCACGAatacctttcattaaaaaagatCTGTTATAGCTCTTTTTGGTGTAGACGTGGATCAATGTCTTCTTACCTTTTCTCCATTATTTTCCCCAGATGCAACAAACACACTGAAACCCTAGCTTTACTATTAGACCATACCTTAGCTTTACTATTAATGAGTttactaagggggtgtttggtttttgtgaaaagcTCTTCAGGACCTCTTATGTCTCCCCACGCAGACCATGCGCAGACGTTTGAGTCTGCATTGTGTTTGTTTTCTCgaagacctttcattaaaaaagatCTGTTATAGCTCTTTTTGGTGTAGAAGTGGATCAATGTCTTCTTACCTTTTCTCCATTATTTTTCCCCAGATGCAACAAACACACTGAAACCCTAGTTCCTTATCCATCTCCTCCAACTCAGCTGCCAACCCTCCTCCTCCTACGGGTCGCccgtcctcctcctcctcctacGCCGCCGGTCATCCTCCTTCCTGCTCCACGTTACTGCTAACAGGTATGTTTAAGAATGATGTAGTATCTTTTACACTTATTTAAACATCGATTCTTTTGTTAGAAGATGTGCTTTGTTGAGTCTGGGGTGATCTTATTTCTTGTTATTTTTCTTATATTTGGGGAATGCTAAATCTTGAAAGAATAATTCATATGAGTTTTTGAATTAGGATGAAATCGATCTTTCATactgtttatttgaattttttacaatatgtttacTTTGTTGTGGATTTGTATATCAATAAAtattgaatttgtgttaattagGTTTATGTTTAAATTCtgaattttgattatgtgaatAACTTGATTATTGGTGTTTAAATTCTGAATTTTGATTATGTTAATAAGTTGATTATTGGTGTTTAAATTCTGAATTTTGATTATGTTAATAAGTTGATTATAGGTGTTTAAATTCTGAATTTTGACAATGTTAATAAGTTGATTAtagttttttgtttgtttgattattGGAATATAGATGTTCATCTTTTAAGTTAAATAAAATCAGTTTATTTATATTCCAGTTTATTTCAGCAGCTtgcaaaagttaaaaaaacaaacaatcttttttttgcagactgcagaggttaaTCCACCTCTTCagctacagatgtctgcagatgagATCCGCAGACTGCAGATGGGATCCGCAGACTGCAGATggtttacctctgaaaaaacaaacaacacctaagtaTGATGATTATTAGTGGTCGATTATCGAGTTGGTCTGACTAGATTTAAAACTGGATTATGTCATAACTAATTTAAAAATTAAGAATAAACATAcatatatatgatttttttttaatttgcaaCGTTGACATAATATTGATGTTGGAATAAATAAATATGATATGAAACACTAAACCGGATTTTGAAATTAATATAATGTCCAAATACTAATTTAGTTCGCATTTTCAACCAGATGATGACATAACTGACGACGATAATTGAAAGTGGTTCAAGGATATTTAACCGAGCCATCATGACAACCTGCAAGTTCGTTGGTAACATGTTTAGTTAGTCTATGTGGTGTGGGTTAGTGGCCTTAGCCACATCAGCCCAATGGCGTCCCTCATGAgtggtgtgggggggggggggggggggagggctCAATTTCTTTAATAACACCATATGCGTGTGGGGTCTATGTGCTTCTACCAATCagatttttcctttttattttctATAGTGATTAAAGGGGATACTATCCAACACCATGCAAGTTGACGATAAAGTCTCTCGCTTATGTGACGCGTACGTGATGTTAATGTGCAACctctttaacaaaaaaaaaaaaatctatattcCAAAATTGAAAAAAAAGGCCACGAGGTAAAAATAGGCAAAAAGAAGAGGAAAAGACTAACATATTATATTGTATTTATTCATATTTTcttaaaaatatgtatattttcatataattttaGATCATTAGATGGTTTTCGAATTCATATATCTtctaattattattaataaaacaattaaCGAAACAAAACTTGTATATAATTAACATCTTTAACACTTTAATTAGTATAATATTCAGATTCTTGTATTGGTTTTAGCTTAACTTTCAGTATTTCTCGATCATATAATATGGGCTGTAACCGACAATCACCAATACCCAATGGCCATTTTATCACGATATTCATCTTCGAACACACTCTTCTGCATTGAAGAACAAGTtcatgaagatgaagatgagttAACACATCAAGATTCCTCTGCAATCCATCCATTAGACCTACAAGATTTGTGTTGGGAACATGAAGAACTTGTCTCTCTTTTcacaaaagaagaagaacaacaaaaGCAAACCCCTTGGCcttcttcttgtactttgtcttttCGTAAAGAGGCTGTGGATTGGATCCTTAAAGTCAAAGGTTGTCATGGATTCACACCTCTAACAGCCATTTTAGCCATCAATTATCTTGATCGGTTTCTGTCCAGTCTCCATTTTCAGAAAGCTAACACACCTTGGATGATTCACCTTGTTGCTGTTACTTGTCTTTCTTTGGCTGCTAAAATTCAAGAAACTCATGTGCCTTTGCTCTTAGATCTTCaggtatgtatgtgtatatataaacAACTTGTACCCCATTACCAAAAACCACATATTTACtatatgtttttttctttttgcagCTAGAGGAGAGTAAGTTCTTGTTTGAGGCCAAGAACATACAAAAGATGGAGCTTTTGGTGATGTCAACACTGAAATGGAGGATGAACCTAGTGACACCAATCTCATTTCTTGATCACATTGTAAGAAGGCTTGGATTATCAAATCATCTTCATTGGGATTTCTTCAAGAAATGTGAAGCTATGATTCTTTACCTAGTGGCTGGTAATCTTATGTTGTGAAGATAGGTTGTGTAGCCTGGTAGTTAAttagaagttttttttttaaaaaaaaacttcttGTACTTATTTCTAACTAGTTAGGTGGCGCTGAAGGGCACTACTTAACTAGTTTATCACTAAAACTCTATGGAGTCTACTTCAATCCAAACAAACTTGTCGAGTTTGCTTACATGGATAGCAAACATCACGGAAACTTTGAAAAAAAACACCTAGAATTTAAACCACCCACTAAtacaaaagatttttttttatggATCTAGTTACATATTAAACTAGTTTCTTTTGGCTTTGCAACCCTAATCTTGTGGTGTTGTTTTGTTTCAAGATTCAAGATTTGTGTGCTATAAACCATCTGTGTTGGCAACCGCTACAATGCTTTGTGTTGTAGAGGAAATCGACCCGACCAATTCCATTGGCTACAAAAGTCAACTTCTGGATCTTCTCAAAACCACTAAGGTTTGTCTTCTTTGTCCTTTCCACTATCATTTGCTTCATGTACAACTCCCTTTGCTCTTGGAACAACATGTGATGCAACGAATGGGAGCAAAAGTACTTGCTATGTGCTGTTTTAAAGTTAAAACATGTGTTTTGTGCATGCACTGCATAATCCTCAAACATAAGGGTGACTTTGTCTTTATGCGTTTGCATAATATTTGGTCCAAGATTATGTTGTGCATTAGACAAAAATTGACAAAAGATCAAAATGTCCTACTTACACGCATAGTGTATGCAGGACCACATAAATGAGTGTTACAAGCTTGTTATGGATCTATCCTATGATAATCACAACAAAGGAAAGCGTGATGAAAACGAGAGAACAATTTATCCGGTTAGTCCAGCTGGTTTTATTGGTTTTATGTGCCACGAAAGTTCAAATGATTCATGATCCTCGCTCAAGAATTGATCAATAATTAGGGTTTGGCTCACTTGTAAGCTTTAAACCACTCGCAAGCACTCGTTATCCATAACCTATACAATCAGCAGAAGTTGCGCTAATAATAGACCCGTCGGTCCACCACTAGTTATGTTGTATGGTATGGTCTTTAATTTCTCTGTTGTTTTAGGTCGTTTTTAATGTGAGATAAGTTAAACTCGGTGATGTTATCATGTCTTATTCAAGCAATGAATTTATATATTTTACATTATTGTTGATATTGAAAATTAAATTTAATTGCAAATTTGTAATGTAACAAAGAGTGGAATAGCTTCTATCATTGATAAACTTATGTTAGTGTACTGTAGTTCTCATAATTGTATGGTCCACTGGCTGCTTTTTATGGCTCATGGGTGTCATGCATGCAGTGCACACCATGCACGACGCATTAGATGATGCCAAGTATAGTAAGTATCTTATTTTTCATGAGAGAGAGATTTGTAGGCCATAAAAAGTAACATAAAACTATTTATTAATGCACATGAgacattttttatatttttttttattatttgtgatGCTTTTTTCATTTGTTTATTAAACAACATCAAGATAATTTAAGGAGTTAATTACACAGAAAGTTCTTTTGTTTGCAAATAACACCTTCAAGTAGGGGTGGTAATTGTGTCGGGTTGATGGGTTGGTGGGTTGACGGGTTGAAATGTTCAACCTGAACCCGACCCATATTATTATTCGGGTCAaagatttcaaccctaacccgacccatattaattcgggtcaacccgaacccgacccgtttaacccatattTTTAAATGAGTGATATAAGTTGACGATTTATAAACGAGTTGTTCGGTTTTAAGCGGGTTATCGATAACATGTTTAATGATAAGTATGGGTaggataaataaataatataatgtgtcAAAGTTAACATTATTATAACTAACCATGTAAATTAGAAACcgaaaaacaaaaatataaattttttttatctAAATAGTTAAACGGGTTAATGGGTCAACCCGTTTTTATACGGGTccacccgaacccgacccgtttttaatacgggtcaacccgaacctg comes from the Helianthus annuus cultivar XRQ/B chromosome 4, HanXRQr2.0-SUNRISE, whole genome shotgun sequence genome and includes:
- the LOC110938235 gene encoding cyclin-D3-1 isoform X2, whose protein sequence is MTTCKFVEQVHEDEDELTHQDSSAIHPLDLQDLCWEHEELVSLFTKEEEQQKQTPWPSSCTLSFRKEAVDWILKVKGCHGFTPLTAILAINYLDRFLSSLHFQKANTPWMIHLVAVTCLSLAAKIQETHVPLLLDLQLEESKFLFEAKNIQKMELLVMSTLKWRMNLVTPISFLDHIVRRLGLSNHLHWDFFKKCEAMILYLVADSRFVCYKPSVLATATMLCVVEEIDPTNSIGYKSQLLDLLKTTKDHINECYKLVMDLSYDNHNKGKRDENERTIYPVSPAGFIGFMCHESSNDS
- the LOC110938235 gene encoding cyclin-D3-1 isoform X1: MAILSRYSSSNTLFCIEEQVHEDEDELTHQDSSAIHPLDLQDLCWEHEELVSLFTKEEEQQKQTPWPSSCTLSFRKEAVDWILKVKGCHGFTPLTAILAINYLDRFLSSLHFQKANTPWMIHLVAVTCLSLAAKIQETHVPLLLDLQLEESKFLFEAKNIQKMELLVMSTLKWRMNLVTPISFLDHIVRRLGLSNHLHWDFFKKCEAMILYLVADSRFVCYKPSVLATATMLCVVEEIDPTNSIGYKSQLLDLLKTTKDHINECYKLVMDLSYDNHNKGKRDENERTIYPVSPAGFIGFMCHESSNDS